From a single Planctellipticum variicoloris genomic region:
- a CDS encoding rhodanese-like domain-containing protein produces the protein MHRLTALATFAGLLMTQAAFAIDHTKDSLETVRKNVDQKKAVIVDVRDESEWNDGHLDGATLLPYSQIRKNVDTEAVKRKLPKGKIIYTHCKAGVRSLGSAIILEKLGYDVRPLEPGYDKLIEAGFPKAK, from the coding sequence ATGCACCGTCTGACAGCCCTTGCGACGTTTGCCGGCTTGTTGATGACGCAAGCGGCGTTCGCGATCGACCACACGAAGGACTCGCTGGAAACCGTCCGCAAGAATGTGGACCAGAAGAAGGCGGTGATTGTCGACGTCCGGGACGAGAGCGAGTGGAACGACGGTCACCTCGACGGGGCCACGCTGCTGCCGTACAGCCAGATCCGCAAGAATGTGGACACCGAAGCGGTGAAACGGAAGCTGCCAAAAGGCAAGATCATTTACACGCATTGTAAGGCCGGGGTCCGTTCTCTGGGTTCGGCGATCATTCTCGAGAAACTTGGCTACGACGTCCGCCCGCTCGAACCGGGCTATGACAAGTTGATCGAGGCCGGTTTTCCGAAGGCCAAGTAG
- a CDS encoding alpha/beta hydrolase domain-containing protein has translation MNSPAVRGPVTILALAAGLLLPLTAAGEVVRFEILERAPLAGGKAYGATGAYERITGRVYYAVDPALPQNRQVIDLPLAPRNGAGKVEFSADFCILAPADSARGNGCALYDVNNRGNKLALGMFNYGGGNALDAEKDLGDGFLFRHGFTVVWSGWDGELLPAEHRLRLAAPAAVSPAGPITGLVRCEVCPTSPVTRMAVNWANHGSYRPTAGGIAKATLTVRERPDDSRHVVSRDQWELHVTELPDQPVGQLPKVELEVPAGMKPGFLYEVIYEAQDPVVMGAGFLGVRDLISALKHGTGADHPLLRDGKPVIRDAIGFGVSQSGRFLREYLYSGFNEDERGRKVFEGLIPHVAGGGLGSFNHRFAQPTRHGSQHDHADYPVDRFPFAYEVQRDPFSGAEDGLLRRAEASGTAPLIMHTQSAAEYWTRAGSLPHTTADGKADAHPPANVRFYTFGGTQHGPSKWPPEAGSGKNLANPGDYKPFLRSLLLTMLTWMREGIEPPPSRIPSIADGTLAGWSTKETKFPALSGVIYPLVIRQPPWLDLGPRWSDERIIDHQPPRIIGHYSVLVPKCGPDGNELGCLLPVEVAAPVATYTGWNVRSRSAGAEDQLVSLTGSYIPFSLNRVERQATGDLRVSLEERYGTLERYMQQFDQAIETLQEAGFLLAEDAKRLPGLHRERVAPLFEKLPRP, from the coding sequence ATGAATTCGCCCGCCGTCCGGGGACCTGTCACCATTCTTGCACTGGCCGCGGGCCTGTTGCTTCCGCTGACTGCGGCGGGCGAAGTGGTTCGGTTTGAGATTCTCGAACGCGCGCCGCTGGCCGGTGGCAAGGCGTATGGCGCGACGGGGGCTTACGAGCGGATTACGGGGAGGGTCTACTACGCGGTCGATCCGGCTCTGCCGCAGAATCGGCAGGTGATTGACCTTCCGCTGGCGCCGCGAAACGGCGCGGGAAAGGTCGAGTTCTCCGCCGACTTCTGCATCCTTGCACCTGCGGATTCGGCCCGCGGGAATGGCTGTGCTCTGTACGACGTCAACAACCGCGGCAACAAGCTGGCGCTGGGGATGTTCAATTACGGTGGCGGGAATGCGCTCGACGCGGAGAAGGATCTCGGCGACGGTTTTCTGTTCCGGCATGGCTTCACCGTAGTGTGGAGCGGGTGGGATGGCGAGCTGCTGCCGGCGGAGCATCGGCTGCGACTGGCGGCTCCGGCGGCGGTCTCACCCGCAGGACCGATCACCGGACTCGTGCGGTGCGAGGTGTGCCCGACGTCGCCCGTGACGCGGATGGCAGTCAACTGGGCGAACCACGGGTCTTACCGTCCGACGGCCGGGGGGATCGCGAAAGCCACGCTGACCGTGCGGGAGCGGCCGGACGATTCGCGGCATGTGGTCTCGCGCGACCAGTGGGAATTGCACGTTACGGAACTGCCGGACCAGCCCGTCGGGCAGTTGCCGAAGGTTGAACTGGAGGTTCCGGCGGGGATGAAGCCGGGGTTTCTCTATGAGGTGATTTACGAGGCGCAGGATCCGGTGGTGATGGGGGCCGGTTTTCTCGGCGTGCGCGATCTGATTTCGGCATTAAAGCATGGGACAGGCGCCGACCACCCGCTGCTGCGCGATGGAAAGCCGGTGATCCGGGATGCGATCGGGTTCGGGGTGTCGCAGTCGGGTCGCTTTCTACGGGAGTACCTGTACTCCGGATTCAATGAGGACGAACGGGGGCGGAAGGTCTTCGAGGGGTTAATCCCGCATGTGGCGGGGGGCGGGCTGGGGTCGTTCAATCACCGGTTTGCGCAACCGACGCGGCACGGCAGCCAGCACGACCATGCGGACTATCCGGTCGACCGGTTTCCGTTTGCCTACGAAGTGCAGCGGGACCCGTTCAGCGGCGCTGAGGACGGCCTCCTCCGCCGGGCCGAGGCGTCCGGGACGGCGCCGCTGATCATGCACACGCAATCGGCGGCGGAGTACTGGACTCGGGCCGGCTCACTGCCGCATACGACGGCGGATGGGAAGGCAGACGCCCACCCGCCGGCGAACGTCCGGTTCTACACCTTCGGGGGGACGCAGCACGGACCGTCGAAGTGGCCGCCCGAGGCGGGGTCAGGGAAGAATCTGGCGAATCCGGGGGACTACAAGCCGTTCCTGCGATCGCTGCTGCTGACGATGTTGACGTGGATGCGGGAGGGGATCGAGCCGCCGCCGAGCCGGATTCCGTCGATCGCGGACGGGACGCTGGCGGGGTGGTCGACGAAGGAGACGAAATTTCCGGCGTTGTCGGGCGTGATCTATCCGCTCGTGATCCGTCAGCCGCCGTGGCTCGATCTGGGACCGCGGTGGTCCGATGAGCGGATCATCGACCATCAGCCGCCGCGGATTATCGGTCACTATTCCGTGCTGGTTCCCAAGTGCGGTCCGGACGGGAACGAGCTGGGTTGCCTGCTTCCGGTGGAAGTCGCCGCGCCGGTGGCAACGTATACCGGGTGGAACGTCCGGTCGCGGAGCGCCGGGGCGGAGGACCAGCTTGTGAGCCTGACGGGCTCGTACATTCCGTTTTCGCTTAACCGGGTTGAGCGTCAGGCGACGGGGGATCTGCGGGTATCTCTCGAAGAGCGCTACGGCACGCTGGAGCGATATATGCAGCAGTTCGATCAGGCGATCGAGACTTTGCAGGAGGCGGGATTTCTGCTGGCGGAAGATGCTAAGCGGCTGCCGGGTCTGCATCGGGAACGAGTTGCGCCGCTGTTCGAGAAGCTGCCGCGACCGTGA